The stretch of DNA AGGATCCAGTACGGAGCTGTGCGGTCAGGGCCAAAGGGGACAGGTAACCCACATGTTCTGGTTTATGTCAGCGACCTTCTACAGTACattttgaaggtgtgtgtgtgtgtgtgtgtgtgtgtgtgtgtgtgtgtgtgtgtgtgtgtgtgtgtgtgtgtgtgtgtgtgtgtgtgtgtgtgtgtgcgcacgcgcgctCTGCTGGTGCAAGAGAATCAGTATGAAAAACAGATAGGCCTCCATCTCTCCAGGGGttggagggtggtggtggtggtggcagagcTGGATGTGGGATGTAGATGTTTAcaacccaaccccaccccacggTCACTCGGGAGACCACTCTGACAGGTGCCTCcagaactccacacacacacactctcttcaggtggccaggtgtgtgtgtgtgctcagaggcGGCAGCATATGGAGTCTTAGACCGCCACCTCTTTGCTTGACTCTGGAATACAAAATCTGACATCCAAAGAGAAAAGGTTGCTGCTTCTTTCCAAATTTGTGAGCGAACGTCAAATGGCTAAGATCAAGCAGTGGCTTTCATCTTCATACATAATGTTGTGACAGTGGCTCGTCTGTGTCTCAGAaccaaacagttttttttttttttttttttttttttcaggaccattttgtttgtgttgttgttgttttttgtttgtttcttctctctcataTTCAGTGTAATTTCCAAAGCAGACAGGGAGTACTTTTCTTACTGGGAGAAAGGAAAGCACAAGTTACTGGATGGACTTGGGTGTCAATAATAAAGGGATTTGAAAAATCTCTGCCATTTATGTACAGCATGttttgtatataaatatatatttaaaaatataaatctattttattattattggatTTCTGGTTATTTTTAAAGGAAGACACTACTTTGAGTCTTAGGGGAGGCATTCTCCTAGGTTTCTTGCTTCATCAAGAGGCCGTCTCTGGGGAATGGGCATTCTCTGAACATTTGAATCATGCCGTTTGGGGGAAGAATTGATTAATACTGCTTTTGCACAACTATTGTAAAATAGTCTACCATCccacatttttttattgttgttgttttagttCTTATATGGgggttgttttatttaaaaactgTAATTCAATATTCAAAGTTATGTACAGTTTTTTAtgtgatttcttttttgttttgtttgtttccttatTTAAATTAAAGCTTTTTTGTGTCATCGTTTGCAAAGCAAGAAGTGTGTGGTTTAATTTGGGGGGAAGGCGGGTTGAGTTGTGCTGGACCATATCAGTCATGCTGTTTTACTATGCAGCCAACATCCCAGGAAACCCTcccttttgtctttctttagGCCATTGGTTCATTTGAGAATGATCCAAACCAATCAGCATAAAAGCATAATGTGTGGAAGACCAATAGCAATCTAGAAATACAGCAGACGTGACACAACTGATTATGACGTTAAAAACATGCAATTGCattttacagattttttttataatgtttCAGCCAGTGCACCACAGGAGAGCACAGattcttttctgccttttttatttattgatgtaACCCAGTAGATGGGCGTGGAGGACTGCGGTGCAGCAGTTAGTGACGTGAACTGAAAGAGTCAAAGTGGTTAGGCGGGCAGACTGGTCGGTAAGTGTTAATTCTGAGCTCCCTGGCGCAAGCTTAAACAAAAGAGCGCTTGATGAGCGAGGGGGTGTATCTGATCTCGTTATaagactcctcttcctcctgctccttcggactcctcatcttcctctcctggcCGGAGCGGTGAAGCCagagcaccagcaccagcagggCCAGGAGCACCAGAGCCATGGAGAGAGTCAGCAGCACCCCCTGCAGGATTCCTGGGGAATCGTCAGGAGCTGgaggacaacacaacacaagacggGGAGGCTGAGGGTGGATGGAATTAGAATGTTGGTTTGATGACTGACCccattaaaaaatgtaaactatTTCTCTAAACAGAACAGGAAATGTATAGCTTAGCAGGATCCTAGAAGGTGATAACTGTTTAAGCAAGGCTATAGAGATATGTGCTCCTAAAACTCAATGAGCATTCCATATTTGTAGAAATAATTGAATTACTGTCCTGGGCAGCCATGTAGACTTGTCTGTTAGTTGTCGAGTCATTGCGATGTGGCATGAAAATGAGGCAAGGGTCAGGGTACTCACGGCTGTACACAGAGAGGTTTATGTAGCAGTTCTGGGTGCCCAGGACATTAGACACGGAGCAGCGGTATATTCCAGACGTCTGCGCTGATATATTGGCCATTTGAATAGAGCCCGACATGTCATCTGGAGGGAGAACAGTTTTAGAACAAGTGTTTTATTCCACCCCCTACATTCTGTTGGGATAAGAAAGATAACTTTCAGCGAATGCCGAGTGATCTATCAAAGGGTGAGGTGTATTAATCACCTCCCCGCACACAGACATCTAGGCCATTGACAGAGTCTAGGCAAGCACTGAAAAAGACCAGCTTGAGGTAGTTTTGTATCTGGGTTATGTTGTCATTTGTGTCAGAAggtggctgtgctgtgtttatttatagTATTCTTGGTGTGTGCACCAAAGACGGAGGATGTCAGTTATCAGTGTCTGTCAATTGATAGCTGATGACAGCCATTAGGAGGTTATGGGACCGTTGTTCCTGAGTTCTTACTTTCCATGTTGAGAGGCAGCGAGATTTGTTCCGGCTCCAGCTTCTCCCAGCGCATCTCTGGGGTGGGCACCCCCTCTGCGACGGCACAAGAGAGCGTCACGCTGCCACCGGCCTCCGTGTCaccctcccacagacacacggggagggagggaggggctaCAGAGACGGGAACCAGGAGTACATCAGGTCTGGTGAAACTGATCACGTCCGTGTGCTCCATCTTTACGCACTATTAAACGGGTGAGGGTGGACAGCGCAGAGCGCTCTACAGCATTTATGTCTATTTATCAGTACACACACTAAATGTGTGTATGGCCCTTACAATGAACAAATGTTAGTAACAAGGCCGCTTCAGACCGAATCTGAGTTAATTAAATGTTAATCGAGAATTAGTTGGGGGCTGGGGGAAGTATCGATGCTTATTCCTGAGCCTGTAGAAAGTGTTAATGCTGTTATCTTGTGATAATGAATTATCAGAGTGTGAATGATCAGAGCACAGCATGGGACCCAATAATTCAGTGAGCATTTTCAATTAAAGCCAGCGCTACAGACAAGACAGCAGGTTATCAGGAAGTGCCCTGCAGGGACAAGTGCACATGAAGGAGACTAGTAATTCATATATGAAGAAACCTACAATGCATGCTCCTGTGAGGAAATGCTGAAACGGGaaaggacagggacagggaatACAAAGTCTGTTTCACCCTCCCAGTGGCAAGATCACTACAGCTCAATTACAATGGATCATTCAGACAAATGGATAAcactgagtggtgtgtgtgaaagtgtgaatcTGATGAATGTTATATGCATTTTTAGCATTCTTGTGCATTTTCAGGGCTTACAGGTCATCAAATGAAATGCCATCATATCACCGCTGGGATTGTGTCAGTCTGTGACTAGATGTGAGCTGGGCTCTTACCCAGTACACTCAGGCTGAGTTCCCCTATCCCTGGATCTCCAACCTCTGGTGGGTTGCTGACCACACAGCGGTAGATGCCCGAGTCAGACACACGAGTGTCGTTCAGGACCACGTCTGCGCTCCACGGGATTCCTGTGAAACCCACCCGGCCGGTGAAAGCAGGGCTCTCAATCACCTGCCCCTGGTCATACACAATCACCTGCAACACAAAGGGTTTCCATCCACTCACTGACAAAGTGCACAATGAAACAATCAGTGGGGGACACTTTCACTTTTTCACTACTGAATAGGGTCTCATTTATCTTGCAGAATGGATTTAACCTTGACCTTGACCCTGCCAAAGAAGGTGAAAGTAACAATTTGTATGTACTTTTAAACGCATTTGTACTGTATAGGTTCTGTGTAAGCCCTGAAGGAAAAGATTCCCCACCCCAATTATCGTTGCATAATTTGCACATTACATAGTTCAGCATTTCACCAATAGCCACATATGTAATTCCatcaaaatgtacacacatctCCATTGTCAGATTCATTGTCATATTCATGCAGTCATTGTACCCTCTCTCCTTAGGATATTAGTTTACatgggaacactttatttggatagtctgcctacagagacttGACAGCTGGTTtattgaaattcaagttcagtctttccaattgttcaccttaaccaaacccaaccctaaccatcaattgtagttaacagagtttcaacagatagtttgtttataatctgagcatctgtagtccataggggaccatccaaataaggATATTTATCTGTAGGTAGTccataggggaccatccaaataagtATATTTATCTGTAGGTAGTCCAtagggaccatccaaataagtATATGTATCTGTAGATAGTccataggggaccatccaaataagtACAtgatattagcattagcatcagcaTTTCACCTTTTCCCTGCCCTTTTTCTACTGATGCTCCTTAATGATTTAATTTTGTTCACTTCTGTTAAAAGCCGAACTAGAGGCAGGAGTAAAGCTAATAACTGAGCTGTTGTCTTTAAATCCAGTGTGTCAGAGGCCTCATACGCATGCTCTAGGCACCAGCTGTAAAGCTACTGTGTTTTTCGTCCATATTCAGCCTAATAAACTAAACCTGTCGATTCAGACGTCTTCACCAGGACATCACTGGGCTTTCCCCCTGTCTTGTGAGTACCTGTGAGGGGGAGGCAGGGTCCGAGAGCGGTGCCAGGGTCCAGATGATGCTGAGGCGAGAGAGGGGGATCATGGTGAAGAAGGAGCAGGGCAGGACCACAGAGTCCCCCTGGATGGCCTCCATGCTGGACTCCCGCACCGTCACGCGCACTGCGTCTGGGAAGGGCAGAGGAGGTCAGCACTGGGGACTGggaacacagaggacacagaggaggacAGCACTGTGGACTGGggtcacagaggacacagaggaggacAGCACTGGGGACTGGggtcacagaggacacagaggaggacAGCACTGTGGACTGGggtcacagaggacacagaggaggacAGCACTGTGGACTGGggtcacagaggacacagaggaggacAGCACTGTGGACTGGggtcacagaggacacagaggaggacAGCACTGTGGACTGGggtcacagaggacacagaggacacagaggaggTCAGCACTGTGGACTGGGGTCACAGAGGAGGACAGCACTGTGGACTGGGGTCACAGAGGAGGTCAGCACTGTGGACTGGggtcacagaggacacagaaggACAGGCCAGAAAGTCCTCTCACAGGACAGACTTCTAACTTAGCctcttatatataatataccaGAATGTGCCTCATCGTGGGTAAGGATCTTGTTCTCTAATGCCCAATGATAATGTTGGTAACTACAGTTTCCATCTCCATTATTCTACACAGGTCATggcctccttctccatctctcattactgtcataattacacacacacacacacacaaacactcaacaaacacacacacacacacacacacacacaaatgcacacctcCTCCCTCATCGCTGAGGCATTTCCAGGCCCTTTGTAAGTGTGTGGGAAATGAAAATGAGGCCTAATTACACATGACAGCCTCCGCCAGTGGAGCCATAGAGAGCCATAGAGAGCCATCACAGACTGAGAACAAAGGAATCCATGCTCATTTAGCCTCCGATGCGTTTGCCTAAAACTCCAACCTTTTCAACATGATTTCATTTCTGCATGAATGTTTCTGAATGTTTCTGACCTTGCCTCAGATAAACATTCAAAAAGGAATCACACCTTGCACATGATTATTTGTATTTAGTAAAACAAGTTGAAAGGCATATGTTTGTATAAAACACTGCTGACATGCATTAGGCATACGTATATACTGCATACAGTAAAAAGTCCTAATTCATATTTCAAATGAGCAGACCTGCAAGGATTCTGGTTATTTTCCTATCAGGAAGTGTTCAGGATAATTGTTTGCTGTCAAATGATGAACAGGTCATCAGAACTAACTTTtagcattatttattttgttgaatATGTTGCTACTATTGTTGTTATTAAAATTTCACCAAATGTTACATCGTACACATCTACAATACGTCTCAGTAGACATagtgcacacactgattcaCCGCATCAACTCACGAGCATTACTTATTCATTATGAACTATGAGTTATGAATTAGCACTCATTAATTAATGATGGAAGCGACTCACTCTGCTGCAGAACGGTGTTCCCCAAGCAGGCGGTCCACAGCAGCCACCATCCTGAGCAGCCCATCACTGGCGCACAATGAGCCGCTGGACTCCATGCAGcccttgtgtctctgtgtgcccgGCCCCCTCCCCGCTCGCCCACCAGGCCCTGGCATTGACTGGGCACACATAATTATCTTATTGAGTGACGAATTGAGGCTcacaaccccctccctcccaatccccccgccctccctccctctgggaCTGTCaggccccacccccaccccgatcccaaccaccacaccacccacccctaACCTCCAGCCACACCACGCACAAACACTCCCATCCCCACAGACCCTTCCTCTGAATCACTCTTTCTCAAGTCTTTGGACCGCTCAAGCacacaggagacaggaggagtTGGCCATGATGCTGCAAGGGGGAAACTGTTCATGTTggatgtgttttgttgtggttcTTGTTGTGAGTAAATTATTCAACTTCATGTCAAGTACATAAGAAATACATTAGAACTACAGCCTGTGAGTATTAGAGAGGTTGCCATCTTTGGGACACTTTCCCCCTGTCTTCTTTTTGGATGTAGGTCAGGACATTTGTGCTGACTTATGAGAACCCTGACTTTGGTTTTGATCCCCTAATCATGTCTTTGTGAGCCGTCATCCATCTGTACGGGATTACGATCATTTCGGAGGGCTCATGTCTTCCTAGGAGGGGGTGGTGAGACTGTTTGGCCTACATTTGTCAGGATATTTAGCGGCACTGGTCAGAATGAATTTGACCACCAAAGCgttttttttaagcattttGGTACATGCCTGGTGCCATCTGTTCTTCAGCATGTTTCAGCATCTTAGCTCTTAGGGTCAGATAGCACATTATTACTGTACTATGATTACGTGAGCATTAGGTGAAAAGTTTTTACATGTGTGCCTAATCATAACATCttttaatatatacatataaataaatattgcatGCATCAAGTAGTGACCGTTTCTTTTCAGAAAATATccacacataaaaaaatgaaaaacaaaatatttattaCCTATGCTTTTCAGTTACATTAAAATGACAACATGTTCCAGAATCATTCAACATGCAGAAATATCTATTGGAAAAATTATGTCTTGACAATGTGCTTGAAATGAATGTTGGCAAAATCTCAATGCTAAACTGGAATGTAACAGCAAAGTGGTTGCTGGTCGGACCCTTTTAAAAACGCAGCATATGAGAAGAACCGGTTACACACAATCTGTGGTAAATCACAGAGTTCGCAGATACATTTTCAAAGAGTTTCATTAAATATATGTACACATCAATTTCACAATAAGGCAATCCATACAAACCACTTCACACTGGAAAGACACATTGGTCCACATTAGCAGCATGGTACATCATACAATGTTTAATGTTATAGAcactaaataataaaataaacaaccaCCAAAGAAGCTGTCAATCACAGAGACTAGAACAGGTAAACCATAGTAACGTACAGTGCGTTTCAAAATTAAGGCCCCCCTTCAACTTACGCTTATCAAAGCATCTCCTCTGAAAACTGTCTATATTATTTTGTCAAGGCCTCTGTGTTATAGAAAAAAAGCTTGAGGTAAAGCCAAAAAAACAATCTCGTTAAGAGATATTTTACTGGTTCAACAACTACACTATGGAGCACATTATTGCAATACAAGTGATCGAGTCAAAGGTAATTTCATATTTTACTGTTATTCGTTTACTGAACACCATAAAAATTGACACAAAGTTCAAGTTGTTATTGCGCAAATGCAACATTAACAGCAAAACCCACCCGTAAGAACTAGTTTGTAGAGTGGATACACAAcagccagtctcagatatggaaTACAGGTCAAAATGGAAGTGTGTTGCTTTTGTCGGTGCAGCAGTTatcattttttaattaattttttaCTTGTGTTGCTGTTAACACCACATTACAGGTTGTTTCAGCAGCTCATCATTTCATTTGCCCTGACAGAACTCCCCTGATACTTCAGTCAGCCTTAACCGGGTGCCTATCGGTCAACCCAACGCATCTGGAACCAAACGGTCACAAGAAACACCAAAACACTGCTCAGGAAGCTCCTGGTGTGATGGACTCCGTAGGTTGAGTGTGGGCGCTGAGAGGACCGTTAGTTGTAGCCGAACAGACCCACGGGGAGGTACTTGACGTGTGTGGGCCACTGAGCCGACAGCTGGAAGAACTTCACATCGTTCCACTCCAAGCCATCTACGGAcactgaaagacaaacttaTCTGTTTAGACTGGTTCCTTGTAAGTTGACCTATATAGAGTAATTTCAGTCTTTCTACTTCCCTTCACAGCAAATAAACATTACAATATAAATGATCatttataatataaaataatataaatataatacataCAATGCTAAATGATTTTACATATCAGCTGACTATCAAATTGTTGTCAAATTTCCTGACATAGATAGGTAATGGTATAGGAATGTCACTCTACCTCTCAGGCTAGTCTGCTGTTGTTTGGCTGAGCATATAAGTCTGGTGATGCCTTCGATAACTTGGCTCTTGGACtcaatgtctctctcctttGGCTTCTTCCCAAGAAATATGGTGGGGACTGTGGACATCAAGCATATGTTAACAGAGAGGACGACTGCAACATTTTCTAAAGGACAGTGGGCATCAGTGATGCATTAAAAATCAGTAATGACAATACATTTATCTCCGCCAAAATGTGAAATGGGCGTTTAAGTACTATAAACTTTAGTGTGACAAAATGGAACTAATTACTATAGTGATTCAAATTGCTCCCATTATTAAGTTCCACTCAGTTGGGCAGAGGTCTCCTGGAACATTCGTTCATTCACCTTTCTTGTTCTTCTCCTTGGTCACCACAGTCATGGCCATGGTGTTGGCCAGGTGCTGGAGCTcagccgaggaggaggaggaggaggaggaggaggaggagcctggCAGTCGGCTGACCTGCAACGAGCGGAGGGCTCTCTTCAGGGTGTTCTTGCAGGTGGCCTCACGCCGTTCGCCATCCTTTCGCTTCTCCGGCCCTGCGGCAGCCCAGTAGTCCACCTGCAGGCCGATGGAGTCCACCCCATGGGCCATGATGGGGCTCCTGAGGCGAAGAGCAAGCACAGCCATTAGCACACTCAGTAGCACACTCAGTAGCACACTCAGTAGCGCACACTCAGTAGCGCACACTCAGTAGCGCACACTCAGTAGCGCACTCAGTAGCGCACTCAGTAGCGCACACTCAGTAGCGCACTCTGTAGCGCACACTGTAGCGCACActcacatttgcacacacattaccgcacacacacatttgcacacacattagcacacacacacatttgcacacacattagcgcgcacacacacacacattagcacacacacacacacattagcgcacacacacacacagtagcacacacgcacacacacactacagcaaactctgtagcacacacattacagcatacacattagcacacacacactacagcagacACAGTAGCAGTAACACACGCAGTAGcagtaacacacagacagtagcagtaacacacacacagtagcagtaACCTCAGAAGAAATCACAACACTATTTCAGTTTGATTTGCGCACAACCATTTGCAATTAATTCTTCCTCACCCCGTAACAGCCAATCCGCTGAGAGAAGGCGAAGTGGGCGGGGTTATAGCATCTTTCATTGGCCCGCTGACTGATCCATGCGcggggggagaggtggagggcaCAGCCAAGTTAACAGATGAGCTTTCCTCCAAATCTCCACCTGAAGagtacagaaacacaacacaggcagATCTGAAACCATGTTTTAATCATACACAGGTTCATACATAGGTTAAGGCCTTATAACCAGTATAGTATAACGTATTGATTTTATTAAGGTACAAATATAAACATCGTACCTGCAAACACTGGACTAGGCTCAACAAGCCCAACCTTCACTATCTGTTTTAAAGATAAACCAGTTCATGTTAGACACCACTTTAAGcattcacagacatacagtacatttccacTACATCAATCCCAGCTTCTTATCTAACATAAATAACAACTCAGTCAGAACTATTCTATTGTACTTACACCAACAAAAGGCACAAACTTCTGGCAGGAATCCTCTTCATGtctaaaaaacaataaaaaatatatatatatatattatacacataAGTAGCATGAGACAATCCTCAAGCAGAATGGGTGACTTTAATACTGACTGCTTACTCGATCAATAAATTAGTAAATTACAAATCAATACATTTGTATAGTCTAATCAGCCCAGTGAATAAGCACagctgcggggggggggggggggtccactcACGTGCTGGGCTTGCAGGTGAGCATGGCCTCTGCAATGGGGAGCTGGTGGGTGACGCAGGCTCCGCTGATGTACTGACTAATCCTGcccaccacatccacacactccacatctgCACGACACAGTCGGTCACACAAAGGCATGACACACATGGATGCTTGCACGCGATTACAATTAGTGCTGTCTTTATCTTGGCGGTGTATCCATTGTGAAAACATAAGGAAATGCTGCCTGACTCACATTTAAAAGGCATGACAGAactaaatgcaaaaaaaaacaagttaaatgaaaatgcatggaaaaaatattattttactttttaaaatattagatactttattaatcccttGGAAATTGGGACTCTGCATTTAAGCAATCTGttggcagtgaacacacacacacacacacacacaaacacacacacacaaacacacacacatgcgcgcacgcacacacactaggagcggTCTGGATTTTTTCCCTCCCAGGCCAGGGAGTCAAACCGGCGACCTTTCCATCACAAGCTCACATCTCTAACCTTTAGGCCACGTCTGCCCACAAAGCAAGCCACAGCAAAAAGAACATGGCGGTGGTcatgactctctccctctcctcctcgtttcctttccctcccctcccccctccttcttcttgttcttcttcttcttcttcttcttctagcTCTCTACTGCGCCAGCCTCAGGCACATGTCCACCCTTTTTCAGTTGAGttttgctcaaggtttcttcctgttaacaaGGAGTTTCTCCTTGCCACCATCGATTAAGTGCCCGCTCTAGGGGCGTCTGTAACAGTTAGGCTCAGtgaagcgcctagagacaatcccaattgtttaaataaataaaatagaattgaattgaacggAACTGCACTGATTTGAATGACACTGAATGGTGGGGAGAGCGTACCTGTGAGGGGGGGC from Clupea harengus chromosome 8, Ch_v2.0.2, whole genome shotgun sequence encodes:
- the zgc:165604 gene encoding immunoglobulin superfamily member 11 — encoded protein: MGCSGWWLLWTACLGNTVLQQNAVRVTVRESSMEAIQGDSVVLPCSFFTMIPLSRLSIIWTLAPLSDPASPSQVIVYDQGQVIESPAFTGRVGFTGIPWSADVVLNDTRVSDSGIYRCVVSNPPEVGDPGIGELSLSVLAPPSLPVCLWEGDTEAGGSVTLSCAVAEGVPTPEMRWEKLEPEQISLPLNMENDMSGSIQMANISAQTSGIYRCSVSNVLGTQNCYINLSVYSPPDDSPGILQGVLLTLSMALVLLALLVLVLWLHRSGQERKMRSPKEQEEEESYNEIRYTPSLIKRSFV